In Fretibacterium sp. OH1220_COT-178, one DNA window encodes the following:
- a CDS encoding ABC transporter ATP-binding protein produces MGIDRTASCAPEMERILDIRDLSVEYDTDTGLVKAVNGLNLALERGKTLGFVGETGAGKTTTALAVLQLIQSPPGRISGGRILFEGEDVMRMTESEKKHLRGGRISMIFQDPMTSLNPIMTIEDQIMEMIQLHTDLKGEDARRRAEEMLEMVGIRSERAKDYPHQLSGGMRQRVVIAIALACEPALLIADEPTTALDVTIQAQILDLIRELQNKIRTSMLLITHDLGVVAETCDDVAIAYAGTVVEYASVKDLFDHPLHPYTRGLFEAVPSLESDVGARLAVIPGLPPDPTALPEGCRFAPRCERAREVCRRPGCAMREVRPGHFVSCHFPLDGAGEDVLSDEMKAGTDR; encoded by the coding sequence ATGGGAATCGACAGAACGGCGAGCTGCGCCCCGGAGATGGAGAGGATTCTCGACATCCGGGACCTGAGCGTGGAATACGACACGGATACCGGACTGGTGAAGGCCGTGAACGGCCTCAATCTGGCATTGGAGCGGGGGAAGACCCTCGGTTTCGTGGGGGAGACCGGTGCGGGCAAGACCACGACCGCCCTGGCGGTCCTTCAGCTGATCCAAAGTCCTCCGGGACGCATTTCGGGCGGCAGGATCCTTTTCGAGGGCGAGGACGTCATGCGGATGACCGAGTCCGAGAAAAAACACCTGAGGGGTGGAAGGATCTCGATGATTTTCCAGGACCCCATGACCTCCCTCAACCCGATCATGACGATCGAGGACCAGATCATGGAGATGATCCAGCTGCACACCGATCTGAAGGGGGAGGACGCCCGCAGACGTGCCGAGGAAATGCTGGAGATGGTGGGAATCCGTTCCGAACGGGCCAAGGACTACCCGCACCAGTTGAGCGGGGGGATGCGCCAGAGGGTCGTCATCGCCATCGCCCTGGCCTGCGAACCGGCGCTCCTGATCGCGGACGAGCCGACGACCGCGCTCGACGTGACCATCCAGGCGCAGATTCTGGACCTCATCCGCGAGCTTCAGAATAAGATCCGGACCTCGATGCTGCTGATCACGCACGACCTGGGGGTCGTGGCGGAAACCTGCGACGACGTCGCGATCGCCTATGCGGGAACGGTGGTGGAGTACGCCTCGGTGAAGGACCTTTTCGATCATCCGCTGCACCCCTACACCCGCGGTCTTTTCGAGGCGGTGCCCTCGCTGGAGAGCGACGTGGGAGCCCGATTGGCAGTCATTCCCGGCCTGCCCCCGGACCCGACCGCGTTGCCCGAGGGCTGCCGCTTTGCGCCCCGATGCGAACGGGCCCGTGAGGTCTGCCGAAGGCCGGGCTGCGCGATGCGCGAGGTTCGCCCCGGACACTTCGTGAGCTGCCATTTTCCGTTGGACGGAGCGGGTGAGGACGTCCTGAGCGATGAGATGAAGGCGGGGACCGACCGATGA
- a CDS encoding ABC transporter ATP-binding protein, which yields MTAVKNTADERTFLEIRNLKKYFEVRKGTLKAVDDVSFGIPRGKTLGLVGESGCGKSTLGRVVIGLIPATGGEILYQGEDTLKYGSAQKAEFRKKVQIVFQDPFSSLNPRMSVSQLIAEPMVINGLPGGRGSIDRRVKEMMDTVGLSERLCTSYPHELDGGRRQRIGIARALALDPEFIVLDEPVSALDVCIQAQILNLLGDLRKERGFTYLFISHDLSVVRYVSDRVAVMYLGKIVEMTDNITLFKNPMHPYTQALLSAVPVARVRSGPPRRIILEGDVPSPISPPSGCRFAGRCFCRQEICTEVEPPLEPKEDGHLVACHFPRENGLGASLGV from the coding sequence ATGACGGCAGTCAAGAATACGGCGGATGAGAGGACGTTCCTGGAGATCCGGAATCTGAAGAAGTATTTCGAGGTCCGCAAGGGAACTCTGAAGGCGGTGGATGACGTCTCGTTCGGGATTCCCCGGGGGAAGACTCTGGGGCTCGTCGGGGAGTCCGGATGCGGCAAGTCGACGCTGGGGCGCGTCGTGATCGGACTGATCCCCGCGACGGGCGGCGAGATCCTGTACCAGGGCGAGGACACCCTGAAATACGGTTCCGCGCAGAAGGCCGAGTTTCGGAAGAAGGTCCAGATCGTCTTTCAGGATCCTTTCTCCTCTCTGAACCCCAGGATGTCCGTCTCGCAGCTGATCGCGGAGCCCATGGTCATCAACGGCCTTCCCGGCGGGCGCGGTTCCATCGACAGGCGCGTGAAGGAGATGATGGACACCGTCGGCCTGTCCGAGCGGCTCTGTACCTCCTATCCTCACGAACTGGACGGGGGCAGGCGCCAGCGCATCGGCATCGCCCGCGCTCTGGCGCTGGACCCCGAGTTCATCGTCCTGGACGAGCCCGTTTCGGCGCTCGATGTCTGCATTCAGGCGCAGATACTGAACCTGTTGGGCGACCTGAGGAAGGAGCGGGGCTTTACCTATCTCTTCATTTCCCACGACCTGAGTGTGGTCCGCTACGTCTCCGATCGGGTGGCGGTGATGTACCTCGGCAAGATCGTGGAGATGACGGACAACATCACGCTTTTCAAGAACCCGATGCACCCCTACACGCAGGCGCTCCTCTCGGCCGTTCCCGTGGCCCGGGTGAGGAGCGGTCCTCCGCGCAGGATCATACTCGAGGGGGACGTGCCCTCTCCGATCTCGCCCCCGTCGGGCTGTCGTTTCGCGGGACGCTGCTTCTGTCGTCAGGAGATTTGTACGGAGGTGGAACCTCCGCTGGAGCCCAAGGAGGACGGACACCTCGTGGCCTGTCACTTCCCGAGGGAGAACGGTCTTGGAGCGTCCCTCGGCGTCTGA
- a CDS encoding N-acyl-D-amino-acid deacylase family protein: MLDFVVRNARIVDGTGAGFFAADLAVSDGRIAVIGRVPEGAAAREIDARGRVLAPGFIDIHNHADFDLLRDPSGGISLRQGVTTIMVGQCGLSPAPVTDGTVPLLDRYCGFLRTGGETDWSWRSFADWLDRLAALPLGLNVGAFVGQGTIRLAVMGFEDRTPSRAELDAMRGLAREAVDAGAFGMTSGLGYPPGFFSSDEEIEYVAGGLADKRGLYLSHMRNQAAGSPESVRATLNVGRVNGIPVQVVHLKAKAADRPDMAEHLFSIIDGARAEGIDVTVDQYPYTASSTTLRILIPNHLHSGGLEGLLDALGDERRRREAAQEMREWTRCTAAIERGILLMDVPMTPQFRGLSLREAAEAMGLDEVDAALEIIYRNEGNDAACFFTLDEQDVRNVMVHPLVMVGSDGSHPAPGRLCHPRSAGTFPRVLGRYVRELKVLRLEEAVRKMTSLPAARLGLGRKGVLRPGMDADMVLFDPDTVLDGSTHKEPLAPPLGIDKVWVAGVLACEDNLLTADRAGGLLRFQ, translated from the coding sequence ATGCTGGATTTTGTAGTGCGCAACGCCCGTATCGTCGATGGGACCGGGGCCGGTTTCTTCGCCGCGGACCTCGCCGTCTCGGACGGCCGGATCGCCGTCATCGGGCGCGTCCCGGAGGGCGCTGCAGCCCGCGAGATCGACGCCCGGGGCAGGGTCCTGGCCCCCGGGTTCATCGATATCCACAATCATGCGGACTTCGACCTGCTGAGGGACCCCTCGGGCGGGATCTCCCTGCGCCAGGGCGTCACCACCATCATGGTGGGGCAGTGCGGGCTCAGCCCCGCACCGGTGACCGACGGGACGGTCCCCCTGCTCGACCGGTACTGCGGTTTTCTCCGGACCGGGGGGGAGACGGATTGGAGCTGGCGGAGCTTCGCGGACTGGCTCGACCGTCTGGCGGCCCTTCCGTTGGGTTTGAACGTGGGGGCCTTTGTCGGGCAGGGGACGATCCGATTGGCGGTCATGGGCTTCGAGGACAGGACCCCATCGCGCGCCGAGCTCGATGCCATGCGGGGTCTCGCCCGGGAGGCCGTCGATGCCGGTGCCTTCGGAATGACGAGCGGACTGGGGTATCCCCCGGGGTTCTTCTCCTCGGACGAGGAGATCGAATACGTCGCGGGGGGCCTCGCCGACAAACGTGGGCTCTACCTTTCCCATATGCGCAATCAGGCCGCCGGATCTCCGGAATCCGTCAGGGCGACCCTGAACGTCGGGCGCGTCAACGGCATCCCGGTCCAGGTCGTCCATCTCAAGGCGAAGGCCGCGGATCGTCCCGATATGGCGGAGCACCTTTTCTCGATCATCGATGGAGCCCGCGCCGAGGGGATCGACGTCACCGTCGACCAGTACCCCTACACCGCCTCCTCCACGACCCTCAGGATCCTCATCCCCAATCACCTGCACAGCGGAGGGCTGGAGGGGCTGCTGGACGCCCTGGGCGACGAAAGGAGACGCCGGGAGGCCGCGCAGGAGATGCGGGAATGGACGCGCTGCACCGCCGCCATCGAGCGGGGCATCCTGTTGATGGACGTTCCCATGACGCCGCAGTTCCGAGGGCTGTCGCTGAGGGAGGCCGCGGAGGCGATGGGGCTGGACGAGGTCGACGCCGCTTTGGAGATCATCTACCGAAACGAGGGCAACGATGCCGCCTGTTTCTTTACCCTGGACGAACAGGACGTTCGGAACGTGATGGTGCATCCGCTGGTCATGGTGGGGTCGGACGGATCGCATCCGGCTCCGGGCCGTCTTTGCCATCCACGCTCGGCGGGCACCTTCCCCAGGGTCTTGGGACGTTACGTCAGAGAACTGAAGGTTTTGCGGCTCGAGGAGGCGGTGCGCAAGATGACCTCCCTCCCGGCCGCTCGGCTGGGGCTCGGGAGGAAGGGGGTCCTGCGCCCGGGAATGGACGCGGACATGGTCCTCTTCGATCCCGATACGGTCCTGGACGGGAGCACGCACAAAGAGCCCCTGGCCCCGCCTTTGGGGATAGACAAGGTCTGGGTGGCCGGGGTCCTGGCCTGCGAGGACAACCTCCTGACCGCCGACCGGGCGGGAGGGCTGCTGAGGTTTCAGTGA
- the nikB gene encoding nickel ABC transporter permease has product MLRYVLHRTLMLVPVILGVAFIIFTLLYITPGDPARMALGEDAPPEAVEQFRKNHGLDEPFLVQFSRYFYNGFVKGDFGTSYVTKNPVTEELMNRFPITLRLAFYAVLLGVLVGIPFGIICAVRQYSLFDSVTMVLALIGVAMPNFWLGILLILLFSVHLGWLPPSGFTTFDEMVMPVFTLSGGSLAIITRMTRSSMLEVIKADYIRTARAKGQSELKVIFKHALPNALIPIITIIGMQFGALLGGGILTETVFSIPGVGRLMVNSIKMRDYPVVQGGVLYIALVFCLMNLAVDLLYAWVDPRIRAQYR; this is encoded by the coding sequence GTCATTCTGGGGGTCGCCTTCATCATCTTCACGCTGCTCTACATCACGCCCGGGGATCCGGCGCGCATGGCCCTGGGCGAGGACGCCCCTCCCGAGGCCGTCGAGCAGTTCCGGAAGAACCACGGGCTCGACGAGCCCTTTCTGGTCCAGTTCTCCCGCTATTTCTACAACGGGTTTGTGAAGGGCGACTTCGGAACGTCCTACGTCACCAAGAACCCCGTCACGGAGGAGTTGATGAATCGTTTCCCCATCACGCTCCGGCTGGCCTTCTACGCCGTGCTGCTCGGCGTTTTGGTCGGGATTCCCTTCGGTATCATCTGCGCCGTCAGGCAGTACTCGCTCTTCGATTCCGTCACCATGGTCCTGGCCCTCATCGGGGTGGCGATGCCGAACTTCTGGCTCGGAATCCTCCTGATCCTCCTCTTTTCCGTCCATCTGGGCTGGCTGCCCCCGTCCGGCTTCACGACGTTCGACGAGATGGTCATGCCCGTCTTCACCCTCTCGGGCGGCAGCCTCGCCATCATCACGCGCATGACGCGCTCCAGCATGCTGGAGGTCATCAAGGCCGACTACATCCGTACCGCCCGTGCGAAGGGGCAGTCCGAGCTCAAGGTGATCTTCAAGCACGCCCTGCCCAATGCCCTGATCCCGATCATCACGATCATCGGCATGCAGTTTGGGGCGCTGCTCGGAGGGGGCATCCTCACCGAGACGGTGTTCTCGATCCCCGGTGTGGGGCGCCTGATGGTCAACTCCATCAAGATGCGGGACTACCCGGTCGTTCAGGGGGGCGTGCTCTATATCGCCTTGGTCTTCTGCCTGATGAATCTGGCTGTGGACCTTCTTTACGCCTGGGTCGATCCGCGGATCCGGGCCCAGTACCGATAG
- a CDS encoding ABC transporter permease — MLLKKNSMLRLTLVRLRRNRLAVLGLVILGFLIFSALFADVIAPYDYAKQNLRERLAAPSAAHWLGTDEFGRDVLSRLIYGARVSLQVGLVAVSISLLLGGALGAVAGFYGGRLDHVVMRVMDIQLSIPTTLLAIAISAALGPGLFNLMIAVGISSVPTFARLLRASVLSVKEMEFVEAARAMGASDLRIILTHILPNCCAPLIVQSTLRVANAILSAASLSFIGLGIQPPYPEWGGMLSSARGYLRGSAYLSLFPGIAIVVTIIALNFIGDGLRDALDPKQKR; from the coding sequence ATGTTGCTGAAGAAGAACAGCATGCTGAGACTGACCCTCGTGCGGCTGCGGCGCAACCGACTGGCCGTCCTGGGGCTCGTCATCCTGGGGTTTCTGATCTTCTCCGCCCTTTTTGCGGACGTGATCGCGCCCTACGACTATGCGAAACAGAACCTCAGGGAGAGGCTGGCCGCGCCCAGTGCGGCCCATTGGCTGGGGACGGACGAGTTTGGGCGCGATGTCCTCAGCCGGCTGATCTATGGCGCCCGCGTCTCCCTGCAGGTGGGGCTGGTGGCGGTGTCGATATCCCTCCTGTTGGGCGGCGCGCTGGGGGCCGTCGCGGGCTTCTACGGCGGCAGGCTCGACCACGTGGTCATGCGCGTCATGGACATTCAGCTTTCCATTCCCACGACCCTGCTCGCCATCGCGATATCGGCGGCGCTCGGGCCGGGGCTGTTCAACCTGATGATCGCCGTGGGGATCTCCTCGGTCCCGACCTTTGCGCGGCTGCTGCGGGCCTCGGTCCTGTCCGTCAAGGAGATGGAGTTCGTCGAGGCGGCCCGGGCCATGGGGGCCAGCGACCTCAGGATCATCCTCACGCACATCCTTCCGAACTGTTGCGCGCCCCTGATCGTCCAGTCCACGCTGCGCGTCGCCAACGCGATTCTGTCCGCCGCGAGCCTCAGCTTCATCGGGCTGGGGATTCAGCCTCCCTATCCGGAATGGGGGGGTATGCTCTCCAGTGCCAGGGGCTATCTCAGGGGCAGCGCCTACCTCAGCCTCTTCCCGGGGATCGCGATCGTCGTCACGATCATCGCTTTGAATTTTATCGGGGACGGGCTGCGCGATGCCCTCGACCCCAAGCAAAAGAGGTAG
- a CDS encoding ABC transporter substrate-binding protein — MRKLAVLFVLVSVLAFCAPGFAAIKETLTVGMSSDAKSLDPQGTNDTSSSSALIQLYEPLLEIRKDKSMAPVLAESWEQVDPLTYKFKLRKGVKFHNGEELKADDVIFSLHRMTLPSSAPVKTYGDNIDPNGFEKIDDYTLLVRSRVPMTAFLGNLSHSSAYIMNKKAVEEAGKNYGNAPIGTGPFKFVSMVKGDRTVMERFEDYWGEKAKAKTLTFRCIPESNSRVIELETGNVDLIYNVPYTDVKRMQEEKKVDVVLTPGMNITYLGLHTQKKPFDDPRVRKAIGMAIDKEGLNEVVYDGYAVVPQGPFLPKHLYYPSNPEPFKYDPEGAKALLEEAGFPKDYTMTIWTNDRKERIDSATIIQAQLAEVGIQVEVQILEWGTFLERLKSGELASFIIGWAASDANPDPDNWIGGPFHSKNAGPSNRVWLKDAQVDELIDKGKVTPDGPEREAIYTQLWNRINELTAWVYLTTPDFPYAKGKSVKGADDLYRGLINRLDQVYVEQ, encoded by the coding sequence GTGAGGAAATTGGCAGTTCTGTTCGTTCTGGTTTCGGTTTTGGCCTTTTGCGCTCCGGGGTTTGCCGCAATCAAGGAGACCCTGACCGTGGGGATGTCGTCCGATGCGAAGTCCTTGGACCCCCAGGGGACCAACGATACGTCCTCGAGCAGCGCGCTGATTCAGCTCTACGAACCGCTGCTCGAGATCCGCAAGGACAAGAGCATGGCCCCCGTTCTCGCCGAGTCGTGGGAGCAGGTCGACCCGCTCACCTACAAGTTCAAGCTCCGCAAGGGCGTCAAGTTCCACAACGGCGAGGAGTTGAAGGCGGACGACGTCATCTTCTCCCTGCACCGCATGACGCTCCCCAGCTCGGCGCCGGTCAAGACCTATGGGGACAACATCGACCCCAATGGGTTCGAGAAGATCGACGATTATACGCTGCTCGTCCGCTCCCGGGTTCCCATGACGGCGTTTCTGGGGAACCTCTCGCACTCTTCGGCCTACATCATGAACAAGAAGGCCGTTGAGGAGGCCGGAAAGAATTACGGCAACGCCCCGATCGGCACCGGCCCCTTCAAGTTCGTCAGCATGGTCAAGGGAGACCGGACGGTGATGGAGCGTTTCGAGGACTACTGGGGGGAGAAGGCCAAGGCCAAGACGCTGACCTTCCGCTGCATCCCGGAGTCGAACAGCCGGGTCATCGAGCTCGAGACGGGCAACGTGGACCTGATCTACAACGTCCCCTACACGGACGTCAAACGTATGCAGGAGGAGAAGAAGGTCGACGTGGTCCTGACGCCCGGGATGAACATCACCTATCTGGGGCTCCATACGCAGAAAAAGCCCTTCGACGACCCCAGGGTCCGCAAGGCGATCGGGATGGCCATCGACAAGGAGGGGCTCAACGAGGTCGTCTACGACGGCTACGCCGTGGTTCCTCAGGGACCCTTCCTGCCCAAGCACCTTTACTATCCGAGCAATCCGGAACCCTTCAAGTACGACCCCGAGGGGGCCAAGGCCCTGCTCGAGGAGGCCGGTTTCCCCAAGGACTATACGATGACGATCTGGACGAACGACCGCAAGGAGCGGATCGACAGCGCCACCATCATCCAGGCGCAGCTCGCCGAGGTGGGGATCCAGGTGGAGGTCCAGATCCTCGAGTGGGGGACGTTCCTGGAGCGGCTCAAGTCCGGCGAACTGGCCTCCTTCATCATCGGCTGGGCCGCCTCCGACGCGAACCCCGATCCCGACAACTGGATCGGTGGCCCCTTCCACTCCAAGAACGCGGGGCCCTCGAACCGCGTCTGGCTGAAGGACGCTCAGGTCGACGAGCTGATCGACAAGGGCAAGGTGACGCCCGACGGCCCGGAACGAGAGGCGATCTACACGCAGCTCTGGAACAGGATCAACGAACTCACGGCCTGGGTGTATCTCACTACGCCCGACTTCCCCTACGCGAAGGGCAAGAGCGTGAAGGGGGCGGACGACCTCTACCGCGGACTGATCAATCGTCTGGACCAGGTTTACGTCGAGCAGTAG